The following proteins come from a genomic window of Astatotilapia calliptera chromosome 11, fAstCal1.2, whole genome shotgun sequence:
- the septin7b gene encoding septin 7b isoform X1: protein MAQQKNLEGYVGFASLPNQVYRKSVKRGFEFTLMVVGESGLGKSTLINSLFLTDLYSAEYPGPSHRIKKTVQVEQSKVLIKEGGVQLLLTIVDTPGFGDAVDNSNCWQPVIDHIDSKFEDYLNSESRVNRRQMPDSRIHCCLYFIAPSGHGLKPLDIEFMKRLHEKVNVIPLIAKADTLTPEECQQFKKQIMREIQEHKIKIYEFPETDDEEENRLVKKIKDKLPLAVVGSNTIIEVNSKRVRGRQYPWGVAEVENSDHCDFTILRDMLIRTHMQDLKDVTNNVHYENYRSRKLAAVTYNGVDNNKAKGQLSTKLDTVDGMSPLAQMEEERREHVAKMKKMEMEMEQVFEMKVKEKVQKLKDSEAELQRRHEQMKKNLDAQHKELEDKRRVFEEERANWETHQRLQQQQMEATRTLEKNKKKGKIF, encoded by the exons ATGG CT CAACAGAAGAACCTAGAAGGATATGTTGGCTTTGCAAGCCTCCCGAATCAAGTCTATAGGAAGTCGGTGAAGAGGGGCTTTGAGTTCACCCTGATGGTCGTGG gtgAGTCTGGACTGGGCAAGTCCACATTGATCAACTCTCTGTTCCTAACAGACCTGTATTCAGCAGAGTATCCTGGACCATCACACAGAATCAAAAAGACTGTGCAG GTGGAGCAGTCGAAAGTTTTAATAAAGGAAGGCGGTGTCCAGCTGCTGCTTACAATAGTTGACACCCCAGGGTTTGGAGATGCTGTCGATAATAGTAATTG CTGGCAGCCAGTCATCGACCACATTGACAGCAAATTCGAGGATTACCTCAACTCAGAATCTCGAGTGAATAGAAGGCAGATGCCCGACAGCCGAATCCACTGCTGCCTTTACTTCATTGCCCCTTCAGGACATGG ACTGAAGCCCCTCGACATCGAGTTTATGAAACGGTTGCATGAGAAAGTGAATGTGATCCCCCTCATCGCTAAAGCAGACACTCTCACCCCTGAGGAATGCCAGCAGTTTAAGAAGCAG ATCATGAGGGAAATCCAGGaacataaaataaagatttatgaGTTTCCTGAGACGGATGACGAGGAGGAGAACAGATtggtcaaaaaaataaaa GACAAGTTGCCACTAGCTGTGGTAGGCAGCAACACCATCATCGAAGTGAACAGCAAGAGAGTTAGAGGGAGACAGTACCCCTGGGGGGTTGCAGAAG TTGAAAACAGTGACCACTGCGACTTCACCATCCTCAGGGATATGCTCATCAG AACTCACATGCAGGACCTGAAAGACGTGACAAACAATGTCCATTATGAAAACTATCGCAGCAGGAAGCTGGCCGCTGTCACCTACAATGGAGTGGACAACAACAAGGCTAAAGGACAGCTGTCCACCAA acttGACACAGTTGATGGAAT GAGTCCTCTGGCCCAGATGGAGGAAGAGAGACGAGAGCATGTGGCTAAGATGAAGaagatggagatggagatggagcAGGTTTTCGAGATGAAAGTCAAGGAAAAAGTGCAGAAGCTCAAAGACTCTGAAGCAGAG CTTCAACGGCGTcatgaacaaatgaaaaaaaacctgGATGCTCAGCACAAGGAGTTGGAAGACAAGAGACGCGTGTTCGAGGAAGAAAGGGCAAACTGGGAGACCCACCAGCGCctgcaacagcagcagatggAGGCCACCAG
- the septin7b gene encoding septin 7b isoform X2, producing MAQQKNLEGYVGFASLPNQVYRKSVKRGFEFTLMVVGESGLGKSTLINSLFLTDLYSAEYPGPSHRIKKTVQVEQSKVLIKEGGVQLLLTIVDTPGFGDAVDNSNCWQPVIDHIDSKFEDYLNSESRVNRRQMPDSRIHCCLYFIAPSGHGLKPLDIEFMKRLHEKVNVIPLIAKADTLTPEECQQFKKQIMREIQEHKIKIYEFPETDDEEENRLVKKIKDKLPLAVVGSNTIIEVNSKRVRGRQYPWGVAEVENSDHCDFTILRDMLIRTHMQDLKDVTNNVHYENYRSRKLAAVTYNGVDNNKAKGQLSTKSPLAQMEEERREHVAKMKKMEMEMEQVFEMKVKEKVQKLKDSEAELQRRHEQMKKNLDAQHKELEDKRRVFEEERANWETHQRLQQQQMEATRTLEKNKKKGKIF from the exons ATGG CT CAACAGAAGAACCTAGAAGGATATGTTGGCTTTGCAAGCCTCCCGAATCAAGTCTATAGGAAGTCGGTGAAGAGGGGCTTTGAGTTCACCCTGATGGTCGTGG gtgAGTCTGGACTGGGCAAGTCCACATTGATCAACTCTCTGTTCCTAACAGACCTGTATTCAGCAGAGTATCCTGGACCATCACACAGAATCAAAAAGACTGTGCAG GTGGAGCAGTCGAAAGTTTTAATAAAGGAAGGCGGTGTCCAGCTGCTGCTTACAATAGTTGACACCCCAGGGTTTGGAGATGCTGTCGATAATAGTAATTG CTGGCAGCCAGTCATCGACCACATTGACAGCAAATTCGAGGATTACCTCAACTCAGAATCTCGAGTGAATAGAAGGCAGATGCCCGACAGCCGAATCCACTGCTGCCTTTACTTCATTGCCCCTTCAGGACATGG ACTGAAGCCCCTCGACATCGAGTTTATGAAACGGTTGCATGAGAAAGTGAATGTGATCCCCCTCATCGCTAAAGCAGACACTCTCACCCCTGAGGAATGCCAGCAGTTTAAGAAGCAG ATCATGAGGGAAATCCAGGaacataaaataaagatttatgaGTTTCCTGAGACGGATGACGAGGAGGAGAACAGATtggtcaaaaaaataaaa GACAAGTTGCCACTAGCTGTGGTAGGCAGCAACACCATCATCGAAGTGAACAGCAAGAGAGTTAGAGGGAGACAGTACCCCTGGGGGGTTGCAGAAG TTGAAAACAGTGACCACTGCGACTTCACCATCCTCAGGGATATGCTCATCAG AACTCACATGCAGGACCTGAAAGACGTGACAAACAATGTCCATTATGAAAACTATCGCAGCAGGAAGCTGGCCGCTGTCACCTACAATGGAGTGGACAACAACAAGGCTAAAGGACAGCTGTCCACCAA GAGTCCTCTGGCCCAGATGGAGGAAGAGAGACGAGAGCATGTGGCTAAGATGAAGaagatggagatggagatggagcAGGTTTTCGAGATGAAAGTCAAGGAAAAAGTGCAGAAGCTCAAAGACTCTGAAGCAGAG CTTCAACGGCGTcatgaacaaatgaaaaaaaacctgGATGCTCAGCACAAGGAGTTGGAAGACAAGAGACGCGTGTTCGAGGAAGAAAGGGCAAACTGGGAGACCCACCAGCGCctgcaacagcagcagatggAGGCCACCAG